The Chloroflexota bacterium genome includes a region encoding these proteins:
- a CDS encoding sugar ABC transporter permease → MASTQPAENSQSTGAASSTATTESSSFNRLQNWFPILLIAPSLVIIGMVILYPMVYSLYVSFTPFHLLRPEQTFVFKTETMFRNYVKLAGDRVFWKSMLNTIIFLTVTVNLSFLISLALSQLMARVTRGQSIMRTLLMIPMMFAPVLVGFQFAWFFNATVGLVNNALMSLGLISTPKAWLVDRPTGMMAIMVATIWMNVPMMTIILLAGTLSLPRDVYEAAQVDGASAWQKFQHITFPLLRPFTLIALTVLSLDVARAYDVVRIMTGGGPAHRTEMIWTNAGRLAIRNSQFGLASAMSMVGVVLGVFFTLYLFKQLIKSRVVY, encoded by the coding sequence ATGGCTTCGACCCAGCCTGCTGAGAATTCTCAATCCACAGGCGCAGCCTCGAGCACGGCCACAACTGAATCGAGCAGCTTCAATCGCTTGCAAAACTGGTTTCCGATTCTGCTGATCGCACCCAGCCTGGTCATCATCGGCATGGTGATCCTCTATCCCATGGTTTATTCGCTGTACGTCAGTTTCACCCCCTTCCACCTGCTGCGCCCGGAACAGACCTTCGTCTTCAAAACCGAAACCATGTTTCGAAACTATGTGAAGCTGGCCGGGGATAGGGTTTTCTGGAAGTCGATGCTCAACACTATCATCTTCCTGACCGTGACCGTCAATTTGAGTTTCTTGATTTCGCTGGCCCTATCGCAACTTATGGCCCGAGTTACCCGTGGTCAGAGTATCATGCGCACACTCCTGATGATCCCGATGATGTTTGCGCCCGTATTGGTCGGCTTCCAGTTCGCCTGGTTCTTCAATGCCACGGTTGGCCTGGTGAACAACGCCTTGATGTCACTCGGCTTGATATCCACGCCCAAAGCATGGCTCGTCGATCGGCCCACCGGCATGATGGCAATTATGGTCGCTACCATCTGGATGAATGTTCCCATGATGACCATCATTCTGCTGGCAGGAACCCTTTCGTTGCCACGCGATGTGTATGAGGCTGCGCAAGTGGATGGCGCGTCTGCCTGGCAGAAGTTCCAGCATATCACTTTCCCCCTGCTCAGGCCTTTCACCCTCATTGCCCTGACCGTGCTCTCGCTGGATGTAGCCCGCGCTTATGATGTCGTTCGCATCATGACAGGCGGTGGCCCCGCACATCGCACTGAGATGATCTGGACAAATGCGGGGCGTCTGGCGATCCGTAATTCGCAGTTCGGCCTTGCCAGCGCCATGTCGATGGTCGGCGTCGTGCTGGGCGTGTTTTTTACCCTCTATCTATTTAAACAGCTTATCAAATCTCGGGTGGTGTACTAA
- a CDS encoding carbohydrate ABC transporter permease, giving the protein MAAIRFNRRKWTSRFFNIFAIVVLMMFALPAIWIVFTAFRPGNEVNVTPPIWIPKRLTLDAFASLFGFNPDIAAGVPVFSYMRNSIIVAVIATVVSVSLGTMAGYAFSRFRFKGHTLVFLLIMLSRAVPGVALGLPLFLLMRNYGLIDTVHGLALVYVAINIPFTAWLMDGFFRQIPKELDEAAYIDGCNHWSAFWRIDLPLALPGMAAAAIFAFLAAWNEYQIASLVTKTPASKTFPVGLFDFTSQFTVDWRGMTAMSVLMIIPAIVFVILTQRHLTEGLTFGALKG; this is encoded by the coding sequence ATGGCAGCGATCAGATTCAACCGGCGGAAGTGGACATCCAGATTTTTTAACATCTTTGCCATTGTCGTGCTAATGATGTTCGCTCTGCCGGCAATATGGATTGTATTTACAGCATTCAGACCTGGCAACGAAGTCAACGTTACGCCGCCCATCTGGATTCCCAAGCGACTGACTCTGGACGCTTTCGCTTCGCTTTTCGGATTCAACCCCGATATTGCTGCCGGCGTCCCGGTTTTTTCCTACATGCGTAATTCCATCATTGTTGCCGTAATTGCGACGGTGGTTTCCGTTTCATTGGGCACCATGGCAGGCTACGCGTTTTCACGATTCAGGTTCAAGGGGCACACCCTTGTCTTCCTGTTGATCATGCTGTCCCGCGCCGTGCCTGGCGTGGCTTTGGGCCTGCCTCTGTTTCTGCTCATGCGCAATTACGGCCTGATCGACACCGTGCATGGCTTGGCGCTGGTCTATGTCGCCATCAACATCCCCTTCACCGCCTGGTTGATGGACGGCTTTTTCAGACAGATACCGAAGGAGCTCGATGAAGCCGCCTATATCGACGGCTGCAATCATTGGTCGGCGTTCTGGCGTATCGATTTACCATTGGCGCTGCCTGGCATGGCTGCCGCTGCCATCTTCGCCTTCCTGGCCGCCTGGAACGAGTATCAAATCGCCAGCCTGGTCACCAAGACCCCGGCCTCCAAAACTTTCCCCGTCGGCCTGTTCGATTTCACCAGCCAGTTCACGGTGGACTGGCGCGGTATGACGGCCATGTCCGTGCTTATGATTATTCCCGCTATTGTCTTCGTCATCCTCACCCAGCGCCACCTTACCGAGGGCCTTACCTTCGGGGCGCTGAAGGGATAA
- a CDS encoding corrinoid protein → MSLDTIYDAVLDGDANATAVEVQAGLDAGLSAEDILNEACIPAMTEVGRLFEIGEKFVPEMLISARAMTAATTILKPLLAEEGVETIGTVIIGTVLGDLHDIGKNLVSMMLEGAGFEVIDLGTDVSPAKFVAAVQEYNPDIMGMSALLTTTTKSIPATIAALEEAGIRGDVKVMVGGAPVTQDFADRVGADGFAPDAGSAARAAAALL, encoded by the coding sequence ATGAGTCTCGACACAATCTATGATGCTGTACTTGACGGAGATGCCAACGCCACGGCTGTGGAGGTCCAGGCTGGCCTGGACGCAGGTTTAAGTGCTGAGGATATCCTCAACGAGGCTTGCATACCAGCCATGACCGAGGTGGGCCGGCTTTTCGAAATCGGTGAAAAGTTCGTGCCTGAGATGCTGATCTCGGCCCGAGCCATGACCGCAGCCACCACTATCCTCAAACCTCTTCTGGCCGAAGAGGGCGTGGAGACGATCGGCACCGTCATCATCGGCACCGTTCTGGGCGACCTGCACGACATCGGCAAGAACCTGGTCAGCATGATGCTGGAAGGCGCCGGATTCGAGGTTATCGACCTGGGTACGGACGTTTCGCCTGCCAAGTTCGTGGCCGCTGTCCAGGAGTATAATCCTGATATTATGGGAATGTCGGCCTTACTCACCACCACGACCAAGTCTATTCCAGCCACGATCGCTGCTCTGGAAGAAGCTGGCATACGCGGCGACGTCAAGGTAATGGTCGGCGGCGCACCGGTGACTCAGGATTTCGCAGACAGAGTGGGCGCCGACGGCTTCGCCCCGGATGCCGGCAGCGCAGCCCGGGCAGCCGCGGCTTTGCTCTGA
- a CDS encoding uroporphyrinogen decarboxylase family protein, with protein MNNSNIHKSDVNRLLKAFRHQEADRIPHLEFWVTSKTVYEYVLDRPLDYEIVDAALGGQSITPEDHVEFAQRLGMDAVVCNFNWRPNNIFELASDGTEHYVDGSIKTEADLANLEPPASIDIQLAYLERYLKAAQGSGVGVFPNFTSFFDSTMLAVGVGDSFLLFYDNRPFLEHLMDILLDHQEKVVRTVCDEFSDELAFVLVNDDIGHNQGLMINPTMFQEIFPQRMKRLIAPAKDAGNLVAFHTDGKMDLIFPILDDVGFDICHPIEPESNDLFEVKKKWGHRFAFVGNIPTVHLAYDSKAEIEATVREYCEKLGPGGGYVLGSSTSIMEGLPPENFVAMTQAVHKYGNYGSLGRAE; from the coding sequence ATGAACAATTCCAACATTCACAAATCCGACGTCAATCGCCTTCTCAAAGCCTTTCGCCATCAGGAAGCCGACCGCATTCCTCACCTTGAATTTTGGGTGACCAGCAAAACGGTCTACGAGTATGTGCTCGATCGACCGCTGGACTACGAGATCGTCGATGCGGCCCTGGGTGGCCAATCGATCACGCCAGAGGACCACGTTGAATTCGCCCAAAGGTTGGGCATGGACGCGGTGGTATGCAATTTCAACTGGCGGCCCAACAACATCTTCGAGTTGGCCTCCGACGGCACCGAACACTACGTCGATGGGTCCATCAAGACGGAGGCTGACCTGGCCAACCTGGAACCACCCGCCTCTATAGACATCCAGCTTGCCTATCTCGAGCGTTATCTGAAGGCGGCCCAGGGCAGTGGCGTGGGTGTTTTCCCCAATTTCACCTCCTTTTTCGACAGCACTATGCTGGCTGTCGGTGTGGGCGATTCGTTCCTCTTGTTCTACGACAACAGACCCTTTCTGGAACACTTAATGGACATCCTGCTCGACCACCAGGAAAAAGTCGTGCGGACGGTCTGTGACGAATTCAGTGACGAGCTGGCCTTCGTGCTCGTTAACGACGATATTGGACACAACCAGGGGTTGATGATCAATCCGACCATGTTCCAGGAGATATTTCCCCAGCGCATGAAGCGTTTGATCGCACCGGCCAAGGATGCCGGCAATTTGGTAGCCTTCCACACCGACGGCAAGATGGACCTGATCTTCCCCATCCTGGACGACGTCGGCTTTGATATCTGCCACCCCATCGAGCCAGAGTCCAATGATCTCTTTGAAGTCAAGAAAAAGTGGGGCCATCGTTTTGCTTTTGTGGGCAACATCCCCACCGTTCACCTGGCCTATGATTCCAAGGCAGAGATCGAGGCGACGGTGCGGGAATACTGTGAAAAACTGGGGCCAGGTGGCGGTTATGTCCTTGGTTCCTCCACGAGCATCATGGAGGGCCTGCCGCCGGAGAACTTTGTGGCCATGACCCAGGCCGTACACAAGTACGGGAACTACGGGTCATTAGGACGAGCAGAATAG
- a CDS encoding L-fucose isomerase, whose amino-acid sequence MTELQLIPPRNRLVGNMPKIGIRPTVDGRLGGVRESLEEQTMNMARSVAALLEENLRHASGMPVECVLADGTIGRVAESAACAEKFREQGVGLTITVTPGWCYGAETMDMDPTMPKAVWGFNGTERPGAVYLAAVLAGHSQKGLPAFSIYGRDVQDSDDASIPDDVAGKLLQFARAGLAVARMRGKSYLSIGGTSMGIAGSIVDQPLFENYLGMRVEAIDMTEVARRVDRSIYDPEEFQTALAWSNANLTRGEDYNPSKDQHSQEEKEAAWQYSIKMAMIVRDLMVGNPRLAELGFGEEALGHNASAAGFQGQRQWTDHLPNGDFMEAILNSSWDWNGIRQPYMVATENDALNGICMLFGHLLTGTAQVFADVRTFWSPSAVKRVTGYDLEGAAAGGILHLINSGPAALDGTGRQEINGQPAMKPFWEITAGEAQGCMDATTWHTSMIEYFRGGGWSTRFRTRGGMPVTMCRLNLIKGLGPALQIAEGSTVDLPDDVHDVLDRRTNPTWPTTWFVPNLTGEGAFSDVYNVMHNWGANHGAFGYGHYGADLITLASMLRIPVYMHNISEENLFRPSAWNAFGTADRESADFRACINFGPLYG is encoded by the coding sequence ATGACCGAACTACAACTGATTCCCCCCCGAAACAGGCTGGTAGGCAACATGCCAAAGATCGGCATCAGGCCAACCGTCGACGGCCGGCTTGGGGGTGTACGGGAGTCGCTGGAAGAGCAGACTATGAACATGGCCCGTTCGGTTGCCGCCCTGCTGGAGGAAAACCTGCGCCACGCCAGTGGAATGCCAGTCGAGTGTGTGCTCGCCGACGGCACCATTGGTCGGGTGGCGGAGTCGGCAGCCTGCGCAGAAAAATTCCGCGAGCAAGGAGTGGGCCTGACAATAACGGTCACTCCCGGCTGGTGCTACGGCGCCGAGACCATGGATATGGATCCCACCATGCCCAAGGCGGTCTGGGGCTTCAACGGCACCGAACGACCCGGCGCAGTCTATCTGGCTGCCGTGTTAGCCGGACATAGCCAGAAGGGCCTGCCTGCCTTCAGTATCTATGGCCGGGATGTGCAGGACTCAGACGACGCTTCGATCCCTGACGACGTGGCCGGGAAGCTTTTGCAGTTCGCCCGCGCTGGCCTGGCTGTGGCTCGCATGAGGGGCAAGTCCTACCTGTCCATCGGCGGCACCTCCATGGGCATCGCCGGTTCCATCGTCGATCAGCCCCTTTTTGAGAACTACCTGGGAATGCGGGTGGAAGCCATCGACATGACAGAGGTCGCCCGCCGCGTCGATCGTTCCATCTATGACCCGGAGGAGTTCCAGACCGCCCTGGCCTGGTCAAATGCCAATCTGACCAGGGGAGAGGACTACAACCCGAGCAAAGACCAGCACAGCCAGGAAGAGAAAGAGGCCGCCTGGCAGTACTCGATCAAGATGGCTATGATCGTGCGCGACCTGATGGTGGGCAATCCCCGGCTGGCCGAACTGGGATTCGGGGAAGAGGCCCTGGGCCACAATGCAAGCGCTGCAGGCTTCCAGGGCCAGCGCCAGTGGACCGACCACCTGCCCAACGGCGACTTTATGGAAGCTATTCTCAACTCATCCTGGGATTGGAATGGTATTCGCCAGCCCTACATGGTGGCCACCGAAAACGACGCCCTCAACGGCATCTGCATGCTCTTTGGCCACCTGTTGACCGGCACCGCACAGGTATTCGCCGATGTGCGCACCTTCTGGAGCCCCTCAGCTGTGAAGCGGGTAACCGGCTATGACCTGGAAGGCGCGGCTGCCGGCGGCATCCTGCACCTGATCAATTCTGGCCCCGCTGCCCTGGATGGCACTGGCCGGCAAGAAATCAATGGTCAGCCAGCCATGAAACCGTTTTGGGAGATCACTGCCGGGGAAGCCCAGGGCTGTATGGATGCCACCACCTGGCACACGTCGATGATCGAGTACTTCCGGGGGGGCGGCTGGTCGACTCGCTTCCGCACCCGCGGCGGCATGCCGGTCACCATGTGCAGGCTGAACCTGATCAAAGGACTTGGGCCCGCCCTACAGATCGCGGAGGGCTCGACGGTGGATCTTCCCGACGATGTCCATGATGTGCTGGACCGGCGCACCAATCCCACCTGGCCGACCACCTGGTTTGTGCCGAACCTGACGGGCGAAGGCGCTTTCAGCGACGTTTACAACGTTATGCACAACTGGGGCGCCAACCATGGCGCGTTCGGCTACGGCCACTACGGCGCCGACCTGATCACACTGGCATCGATGCTGCGCATCCCGGTGTATATGCACAACATTTCGGAAGAAAACCTTTTCCGGCCCAGTGCCTGGAACGCCTTCGGCACGGCAGATCGGGAAAGCGCCGACTTCCGGGCCTGCATCAACTTCGGACCGCTGTACGGATAA
- a CDS encoding sensor histidine kinase, translated as MLKTLRNSLPTSAASLAGMITVLAVSMPLLWYYFSEGHPDRWYVAGLLLTFIVLSQVVEHGYLPQTRWAAYLYLAVQTVIVTALVLIEPYQFLSVILFFVLSAEAPTLLPGRQWWVWIAIFGLATTWTLFGRGDTSNLIVLPVYFAAFIFFAAFSQQTMEAQEAREESQRLLDELQVAHRQLQSLAAQAEELAVSEERNRLAREMHDTLGHRLTVAAVQLQAVERLIPTDADRSVKMTGTVREQIRQALTELRRTVATLRAPLETDLALLPALRRLAEEFDNASNTTVHLMLPNELPDLPPAHRLALYRAAQEGLTNVQKHADARDVWLQLDQRDSTLTLTVRDNGVGLMANNEKYPAFGLRGLQERAALVGGDLDIEAQASGGTLLQLSVLVQENPND; from the coding sequence ATGCTGAAGACGCTTCGTAACAGCTTGCCAACCAGTGCTGCCAGCCTGGCCGGAATGATCACCGTTCTGGCTGTTAGCATGCCCCTGCTGTGGTACTATTTCTCAGAGGGCCACCCAGATCGCTGGTATGTGGCGGGATTACTGTTGACATTCATCGTGCTTTCACAGGTGGTTGAACACGGTTATCTTCCCCAAACCCGTTGGGCAGCTTATCTCTACCTGGCAGTGCAGACAGTTATCGTCACTGCCCTCGTCTTGATCGAACCCTACCAATTTCTTTCAGTCATTCTATTCTTTGTTTTGAGCGCCGAGGCACCCACATTGCTGCCCGGCAGGCAGTGGTGGGTATGGATCGCCATTTTTGGCCTCGCGACGACCTGGACCCTGTTTGGCCGTGGCGACACCTCCAACCTGATCGTCCTCCCGGTTTACTTCGCTGCTTTTATCTTTTTTGCGGCCTTCTCCCAGCAGACCATGGAGGCCCAGGAGGCCCGCGAGGAGAGCCAACGTCTGCTGGACGAACTCCAGGTGGCTCACCGGCAATTGCAGTCCTTGGCCGCTCAAGCCGAGGAGCTTGCGGTATCAGAAGAACGAAACCGCCTGGCCAGGGAGATGCATGATACCCTGGGCCACCGGCTGACGGTGGCAGCCGTCCAGTTGCAGGCTGTTGAACGTCTTATTCCGACCGACGCTGATCGATCGGTGAAGATGACAGGAACGGTGAGGGAACAGATCCGCCAGGCATTGACCGAACTTCGCCGCACCGTCGCCACCCTGCGGGCGCCCCTGGAAACGGACCTGGCGCTGCTGCCGGCATTGCGCAGATTGGCTGAGGAGTTCGACAACGCTTCCAATACCACCGTCCACCTGATGCTTCCGAACGAGTTGCCCGACCTGCCTCCGGCTCACCGCCTGGCGCTCTATCGCGCCGCCCAGGAAGGGCTGACCAATGTGCAAAAACACGCGGATGCCAGGGATGTCTGGCTGCAGTTGGACCAGCGCGATAGCACGCTCACACTGACCGTTCGCGACAACGGGGTGGGGCTCATGGCCAACAATGAAAAATACCCGGCATTTGGCCTGCGAGGCTTGCAGGAGAGGGCAGCCCTTGTCGGCGGAGACCTTGACATTGAGGCACAAGCAAGTGGCGGCACACTGCTTCAGCTCTCCGTGCTGGTCCAGGAGAACCCAAATGACTGA
- a CDS encoding response regulator transcription factor, with product MTETVRILLVDDQRLMRDGLRTLFELEARMDVVGEAQNGQQALDIYNELQPDLVLMDVRMPVMDGVEATRTLLKIDPQARVIILTTFDDDEYVLEGLRAGALGYLLKDVSIQELTDAIHTVMSGGILIEPSVARKVVAELSRLGTTSPRSSSPMVEPLSDREQEILEFLARGFTNREIAQKVHLAEGTVKNYVTNILGKIGARDRTHAAIRARDLGLL from the coding sequence ATGACTGAGACAGTCCGCATACTGCTGGTTGATGACCAGCGACTCATGCGAGACGGGCTTCGCACCCTTTTCGAATTGGAAGCGCGTATGGATGTGGTCGGCGAGGCCCAAAACGGTCAGCAGGCACTCGATATCTACAATGAACTCCAGCCAGACCTGGTCCTCATGGATGTACGCATGCCGGTCATGGACGGCGTAGAAGCAACCCGGACACTCTTGAAAATCGATCCCCAGGCACGGGTGATCATCCTGACCACCTTTGATGACGACGAATACGTTTTGGAAGGGCTGCGGGCCGGTGCTTTGGGTTACCTGCTCAAAGACGTATCCATCCAGGAATTGACCGATGCTATCCATACCGTGATGTCTGGAGGCATCTTGATCGAACCGTCGGTCGCCCGCAAGGTGGTTGCAGAGCTTTCCCGACTCGGTACAACCTCCCCCCGCTCCTCCTCACCCATGGTGGAGCCCCTGTCCGATCGCGAGCAGGAGATACTGGAGTTCCTTGCCCGGGGGTTCACCAATCGGGAGATCGCCCAAAAGGTTCACCTGGCCGAGGGCACGGTCAAAAACTACGTCACCAACATCCTGGGCAAAATCGGTGCCCGCGATCGCACCCATGCTGCCATTCGTGCCCGGGACCTGGGACTGTTGTGA
- a CDS encoding MFS transporter has protein sequence MGTQITEAEKIRRLPWLVGGDAFNIMFVLLTFSGSVFVLFLDELGLNSSQIGILLALVPFCGIIAPLVAPITTRVGYKRIFLSMRFFRIFPIALLLFTPIVLRDYGDEMAFRWVAGIILAFAILRAIGETGGFPWRKEIVPDSIRGKFSAITSMVTTVASIIIVLLAGYVIDSSVGLGRFMVLIAIGLVLGLISVFFFARSPGDDRSQAKDTSHLAGVRDAIRNRAFLMFLLVLALATIGGQAVRSFIPLFMKDEVGLSQGIVVLLSIGTFMGALVTSYFWGWAADRYSSRPVMQASLILLILLPVFWLMLPRFDPASVALAMAIAFLAGIATLAWQISWTRYLFVNAIPSENRSAYLAVYFAWLSLVVGAGPLLAGQLLSFSAQIPQRQIGLIYIDPYTPLFLISIVLLALALIFVPRLKAESNLSFRRFAGMFLRGNPVRAMRLLIQYNQSGDEMTRVLTAERMGDTGNLLTSDELIDALTDPSYSVRYEAVHSIGRMPGTPELREALVEILEGPQDELGMTTARALGRLGDPDAIPALRRSLYSRYDLVATESARALAQLGDSGSIPDLIEKLRAQSSSELQVAYASALGKLRAREAIPDIFQLLCGARTRTGRGELGLAIARMVGDEKYYLQHWRSLYDNFDTAAAQALLALRKPARRAGFFAVEPIIERCSDHFAAGRSEQGTQDLQELLRTVAASEVDETQGELLSLIADSLDQCGGDRIDLVLLSLHALDCAFGEQTE, from the coding sequence ATGGGTACCCAGATAACTGAAGCGGAAAAGATCAGACGATTGCCCTGGCTGGTTGGCGGCGATGCATTCAACATCATGTTTGTGCTGTTGACCTTTTCCGGATCGGTTTTTGTTCTGTTTCTCGACGAGCTCGGATTGAATAGCAGCCAGATCGGCATCCTGCTGGCGCTGGTGCCTTTCTGCGGCATCATTGCTCCGCTGGTCGCTCCAATCACCACCAGGGTTGGCTATAAACGCATCTTCCTTTCGATGCGCTTTTTTCGCATCTTTCCGATAGCATTGCTGCTTTTCACGCCCATCGTCCTGCGGGATTATGGGGATGAGATGGCCTTTCGCTGGGTGGCTGGAATCATCCTCGCCTTCGCTATTCTCCGGGCCATCGGCGAAACAGGTGGCTTCCCGTGGCGCAAGGAGATCGTGCCTGACTCCATCCGGGGTAAGTTCAGTGCTATCACCAGCATGGTGACAACCGTCGCCAGTATCATCATTGTGCTGTTGGCTGGCTATGTCATAGATTCCAGCGTTGGTCTTGGGCGCTTCATGGTGTTAATCGCCATCGGGCTGGTTCTTGGCCTGATCTCCGTTTTTTTCTTCGCCCGGTCACCCGGCGACGACAGGAGCCAGGCAAAGGACACCAGTCACCTGGCGGGCGTGCGAGATGCTATCAGAAACCGTGCATTCTTGATGTTTCTCTTGGTGCTTGCTCTGGCGACAATTGGTGGGCAGGCAGTAAGATCCTTCATCCCCCTATTCATGAAGGATGAAGTGGGTCTTTCCCAGGGCATTGTCGTCTTGCTCAGCATCGGTACCTTCATGGGTGCCCTGGTGACCTCCTATTTCTGGGGATGGGCTGCCGACCGGTATAGCAGTCGTCCGGTGATGCAGGCGAGTCTGATTCTGCTGATCCTGCTGCCAGTTTTCTGGCTGATGCTGCCTCGATTCGATCCGGCCAGTGTGGCGCTCGCCATGGCTATCGCTTTTCTGGCAGGCATAGCAACTCTGGCCTGGCAAATCAGCTGGACCCGCTATCTCTTCGTAAATGCCATACCCAGCGAAAACCGCTCCGCCTATCTGGCCGTCTATTTCGCCTGGCTCAGTCTGGTAGTGGGTGCAGGCCCTCTTCTGGCGGGCCAGCTTCTCAGTTTCTCTGCCCAGATTCCACAGCGCCAGATTGGCCTGATCTATATTGATCCCTACACACCCCTCTTTCTCATCAGCATCGTGTTGCTGGCTCTGGCGCTGATTTTCGTTCCCAGGCTCAAGGCGGAGAGTAATCTCTCTTTCCGGCGTTTCGCTGGCATGTTCCTGCGGGGCAATCCTGTGCGGGCCATGCGGTTGCTGATCCAATACAACCAGTCGGGCGATGAAATGACCCGGGTTCTGACTGCCGAGAGAATGGGTGATACCGGCAACCTGTTGACCAGCGACGAATTGATCGATGCACTGACCGATCCCAGCTACAGCGTGCGCTACGAGGCGGTACATTCGATTGGGCGGATGCCAGGAACTCCGGAACTGCGAGAGGCGCTGGTCGAGATCCTGGAAGGGCCTCAGGATGAACTGGGCATGACAACCGCCCGGGCACTGGGGCGTCTCGGGGATCCGGACGCCATTCCGGCGCTGCGCCGTTCGTTGTATTCACGCTATGATCTGGTGGCTACAGAGAGCGCCCGGGCCCTGGCCCAACTCGGCGATAGTGGCAGCATCCCGGACCTGATCGAGAAACTGCGCGCCCAATCCAGTTCGGAGCTTCAGGTGGCTTATGCGTCGGCGTTGGGAAAATTGCGGGCCAGAGAGGCAATCCCAGATATTTTCCAGCTGTTATGTGGGGCCAGGACCAGAACCGGGCGCGGTGAACTGGGACTGGCGATTGCCCGCATGGTGGGGGATGAGAAGTACTACCTGCAACACTGGCGTTCCCTGTATGATAACTTTGACACGGCTGCGGCTCAGGCCTTGCTGGCACTTCGCAAGCCAGCACGCAGGGCAGGCTTCTTTGCCGTTGAGCCGATCATTGAACGATGTTCTGACCATTTTGCTGCCGGTCGAAGTGAGCAAGGCACGCAGGATCTGCAGGAATTGTTGAGGACCGTCGCAGCGAGTGAAGTTGATGAGACGCAAGGGGAACTGCTTTCGTTGATCGCAGACTCGCTGGATCAGTGCGGCGGGGACCGCATCGATCTGGTGTTGCTTTCGCTGCACGCTCTCGACTGCGCGTTCGGTGAGCAGACTGAGTAA